In the Sandaracinus amylolyticus genome, TCGCGCACGTACGCGCGCTCCGCGCTGCACACGAGCGCGGTGGTCTGGAAGAGCGGCGCGGGACGGATCATCACGCGCGTGAAGCCCTCGGGCAGCGGCGCGTCCTGCGCGCTCGCGGGCGCGACCATCGCGGCGCCGGCGAGCGCGATCCCGACGAGGCGCTTCATCGCGACCTCCGCCGCACCACGATCACCGCGATCAGCATCGCGAGCACCGCGGGCCCGGCCTCCGATCGATCCTGCACCCGGCACGCGCATCCCCGCGCCGGCGGCGCGCTCGGCGCGGTCGCAGGCGCAGTCGGCGGAGGCGGCGGCGGGCTCGTCGCGGGCGGAGGAGGCGGCACCGCGGCGGGCGTCGGATCGATCGTCGACACGTCGCTCGGCAACGACGGCAGCGGCGGCCTCACGCACGCGTGCATCACGCGGCAGTGCACCTCGTCGATCGCACGCCCCGCGGTCGGCGGGCGCGGCAGCTCGTCTCCGGTGCACGACTGCGACGGATCGCACGACCCCACGACCTGCTCCTCGCGCGACGGCGGCGGCGGCGGATCGCGGAACGCACCGCGCCCGCCGGGCGGCACTTCGTAGGTCTGCGTGCACACCCGCCAGGGCCGGCACACCAGGCCCTGCTCGCACTGCGCGTCGCTCTCGCACGACCACGGCTGACAGCGCGGCCCCGAGTGCGACGTGCGCTCGCGCGCGCCCCATGGACAGCGCTCGGTCCACACCACGTCGGCGCGCGTCGGGCTCGCGCTCAGCACCAGCGACGCGACGACCAGCGCGGCGATCGATCCGGTCCGCATGCGCGCGAGGGTGCCACGAGGCGGACGTGCCGGTCGTGTGACGCACGCATCGAGACCGTGCCCGTCGTCGCTCGACGAGGCTTCCCGCACGGAGACGACGTTAATCGGCGGGTTAACTCTTCGCGAGAATCGTCGCACCCATCTGGATCCGACGCACCGCGTCGAAGATACTTGCGCGCGTGAAGCTTGTCAGTGCAACGATCGGGTCGGTCGCGCTCCTCCTCGCAGTGGCGCTTCCAGGGTGCGCAGCTTCGAATGGCGGCTCGTCGCGAGACGGATCGCGGAGCGACGGCGGCGCGAACGACGAGGTCGACGCGGGCACGACCGAGGAGGTCGACGCCGCGCGCACGGTGCGGTGCGGCGATCTCTTCTGCGATCGCCCCGCCGAGACCTGCGAGACGTGCCCGCTCGACTGCAACGAGTGCCCCACCTGCGACATGGCGCCGACGTGCACCGGCGCGCTCGCGGTGCCGACCTCGACCGAGCCACTCGCGGTCTGCGACAACACGCTCGAGGGCACCGCGCGCACCAACTACGCGTGCGGCGAAGAGCTCGGCGTCGCGCCCAACGAGACCACCTGCGCCGATCCCCAGCTGCGCATCCGCATCCGCGAGATCGTGATCGAGCGCGGCTTCTTCGACGTGCAGCGCAACCTCTTCTGCGTGATCAGCGCGGAGGACGGCGCGCACTCCGAGCTCCTGCTCACGACCCCGCGCCCGGTCGCGGGCAATCGCAACGTCACGACGCTCAACCTGCGTCCGGGCGAGGGCACGCTCTGGGGCCAGGGCGATCTCTATCGCTCGATCTCGAACCTCACGATCACGTACGCGTGCTTCCTCACCTCGGACACCGAGAGCGCGCAGGGCATCCTCGATGCGATCGCGGATCGCGCGGCCGAGGCGAGCGAGCACGCGGGCGAGTACGGCTACGTGTTCGGCGCGGTCGCGGTGCTCGGCACGATCATCGGCAGCTCGCTGGGCGCGGTCTCGGACGATCAGATCCTCGACGTGCAGCAGACGATCGACGCGGGCGCGCTGCTCGAGATGACGAACGGGCGCACCTGGGAGATCCGCCAGCAGATCGGCAACCTCTCGCTCTCGGGCGCGTCGGATCTGCGCCTCGTCGTCGAGAGCTGGGGCTGCGCCGAGCCCCGCGCGATCTTCGAGTGAGGCGGCCGCGGCGATGCGGACTGGAGGGCGATCTCCAGTCGCATCCGCGTCTAGAGCCCGAGCTCCGAGAGGCCGGGGTGCTCGGCGGGGCGCGGGCCAGAGCGATCCCAGAAGAACTTCCGCTCGCCTTCCTGGATCGGCTGCTCGTTGATGCACGCGTAGCGCTTGCGCATCAGGCCGTGCTCGTCGAACTCCCAGTTCTCGTTCCCGTGCGCCCGGAACCAGTTGCCCGAGTCGTCGCGGTACTCGTAGGCGAAGCGTACGGCGATCCGGGTCTCGTCGTGGGCCCAGAGCTCCTTGATCAGGCGGTACTCCAGCTCCCTCGTCCACTTGCGCGTCAAGAACGCGACGATCGCCTCTCGACCCTCGATGAACTCCGCACGATTGCGCCAGTGGCTGTCGACCGTGTAGGCGCGCGACACGCGCTCGGGGTCACAGCTGTTCCACCCGTCTTCCGCAGCGCGGATCTTCTGGATGGCGCTCGCCCGGGTGAAGGGAGGCACGGGAGGACGCGATTCCGACATTTCGAGATCTCCTTCGCGCGCGTCATTCGCCTGACCGAGTCGCCCGAGAGGGCGTGCGCTCGACCCGATCGACGCGCGTCCGGAGATCTTGCGAAGCGAGACCCCGCGCGCGTTGGATGACGTTGCGGTACGCGTGCGCGCTAACGCATGGGGTGATCGGCGAAGAAGCGCCAGATCGCCTCGCTCGCATGGAACGTCGTGCTCTGCGCGCCGTCGCCCGGGCACTCGACGACGTCGGGGGCCGGCGCGCCGCCGGGCCAGCTGTGGCCGCCGCCTTCGATGGTACACAGCGCGACCTCGGCGCCGGTGCAGTCGGCGCTGCGCTCGCAGTGGCCGTCGCCCTCCTCGAAGAAGCGAGTGAGCGACGCGCCGCATCCGTCGCGCGACTGCCAGCGCGCGATCGTCTCGGGCACCGAGGTGAAGGGCACGCCCGCGGGCCCGCAGCCCATGCCGCCGTCCCACGGCACGTGCCCGTCGGCGCTGCCGTGCACCTGCATCACCGCGACCGGTCGCGAGGGCGTGCACGCGGTCGTCATGTCGGTGCCGGCGACCGGCGCGATCGCGGCGAGGCGATCCGCGAGCTCGCACGCGAGGCGATGCGACATGATCCCGCCGTTCGACATGCCCGTCGCGTAGACGCGCGCCGGGTCCACGCAGAGCGAGCCCTCGAGGTGATCGAGCAGCGCCGCGAAGAAGCCCACGTCGTCGACGCTCTCGCTCACCGCGCTGCCGCAGCAGCCGCCGCCGTTCCAGGTGCGGATGCGACCGGTGCCGTCGGGATACACCGCGATGAAGCCCTCGCGATCGGCGATCGCGCTCATGCCCGAGCCGTTCTCGATCTGGCGCCCGCTGCCCCCGCCGCCATGCAGCACCAGCACGAGCGGGAGCGGTGCCGTGCCGTCGTGCGCAGCGGGCACGTGCACGCGGAAGGCGCGCGTGATGCCGTCGTGCATCAGCGAGCCCTCGGTCGTCGCGTTCGATGGATAGAGCCCCGTGCCGCATGCGGTCGTCGTCGCGTCGACGGATGGAGCAGCATCGGCCTCATGACTCTCGGTCGAGCATGCTGCGGCGAGGAGCACGAAGAGCGCGCGGGTGGTGACGTTCATGGGCAGACGAGCGTAATGGGCTCATCTTGAGCAAATCTTACGGACGGAGGAACGCAGATGGACGGATCCCGGATCTCGAAGTCGGCCGCGCTGTTCGCGATGATTTTCGCCGCGATGCCAGAGCGCGCCGCGGCGCAGTACGAGGAGTACGACACGATGGCGCCGCGCATCTACGCGCTGGGCCAGGTCGCGTTCATCGGCGACCTCCACGTCCAGGTCGAAGACGGCGACGAGGCCACCGACGGCATGCAGGTCTCGGGCGGCGGCGCGCTCGGCTTCGAGCTGCCGGTGGTCGAGCTCTTCTCGATCGGCGGCGAGATCTCGGCGCTGGTGTGGAACAACGACGACGCGGCGGATCAGGAGATCGGACCGAACGTGCTCGGTGAGCTCTCGGTGGTGCCCCGCTTCCGCATTCCGTGGGCGAGCTCGAGCCGCGGGGGCGCCCACGGCGCGTTCACGCTCGGCGGGGTCTTCGGCCTGACGCTCAACTTCCCGAACGAAGAGTGGTCGGACGCGGTCGGCGCGCTCGGCGGTGATCTCGACATCGGCGTCGGCGCGCACGCCGGCGGACTCGTCGGCGCGCAGTTCTTCTTCACCCACAGCTTCGGCGTGATCGTCGAGGGCGGCTACGTGCACCACTTCGCGTGGCACCGCTTGTCGTTCCCGGTCATCGGCGAGCGCGAGCTCGCGCTCGACTTCGGTCAGATCACGATCCGCGCCGGTCTCGCGCTCGCGTTCTGAGAAGTCGGAGCCTCTGAGGAGAGCAGGAGGGATAGGAAGACCACGTCACGGCGTCTTCCTGCCGACTCACCGCGCGCCGATTTCCTCGAACGAAAATTCTTCGGTCGAGCACTGCACGCGGAGTCACGCGGCACCACGGACCCAGCTCCGTGGTGTTCCTGGTCCTCCTGCTCTCCTAAGAGATTCTCCCCCTCAGATCAGCGGGGGGACCGAATAACAGCGCCCGTCGACGCAGAACTCACCACCACAGTCGGTGTCGTCGTCACACGTCAATCGCTCGACGGTCGTGACCCATTGACCGATGTGATTGGCACTCTCGAGGTCCTGGAAGGGCAGTCGGAACGCGGGATACGAGCCGTCGCGCCCTTCCGCCTGGGCCTCGGGATCGAACGCCGCCATCCACAGCTGCGAGCGCGCGTTCTCCTCGAGACGCAGCCCGAACGCGCGGCGGCTCGTCCACGTGAGCCAGAAGAGCGGCCGACCACGATCGCGATAGCGGATCGGATCCCACTTCGCCCACGAGTCCGCGAGACCGGCCAAGCGCGACAGACGCATCGCCGTGCCGGTGCCGCTGCTGGGCACGATCCACAACGTCGCGTCGAGCGTCGGCGAGGGATTCATCGCGTCTCCCATGCCCGCAGAGTTGCTGTTCGACTCCGAGCGATTGAAGACGATCCACTCGCCGTCGGGCGAATAGGCAGGGTAGTAGTTGTTCCCGCCGCCCGCGACGAGCGTCGGTCCCACCGTCCAGCCGCTGCCGCTGCGATCGAGCCGCACGATCTCGCCGCTGGTCACGCCGTTCACGTCGACCAGCGCGAACCCCGGGATCGACGGCGGCGCGGGATAGCGCACGAACGCGATGTGGTTCCCGTCGGGCGACCAGTCGGGCATCGATGCTGCGCCGCCGCCGAGCTCCTCCGCGATCACGTCGCCGGTGGTGCCGTCGAGGATGCCGAGGCCCGCGATCGCGCTCGTGGCGATCTGGAGGTGATCGGGGGAGAACGACGCGAAGTTGGGCTGCGACGGCATCACGCCCAGGCCGCCGCCCGCGCCGCGCGAGAAGATGCGATTGCGGGTCGCGACGTCGAACACCTGGAGCGTCGTGGTCGGCATGTCGGTGCCCACCGCGATGCGCTGACCGTCGCGCGACACGGTGTGGCAGCCCACGCAGAACGTCGCCTCGGTGCGCTGGCGATCGATGAAGGGCTCCGCCTGCGCGCCGCGCACGCCGAACTCGAAACGATCGACGCGCCCCGCGCCCGCGTTCCAGTAGTAGATGCCGCCGGTGATCGGCTCTTCGGAGACGGTGATCGTGCGCTCCGCGGTCTCGCCGAGCCGACCCGCGTCGTCCACGCCGCGCAGGCGATAGGTGATCGGGCCCTGCCCTGCGGCCGCGGTCGCGATCGACTCCCACACGTCGCGATCGGGCGTGTAGATGCATCCATCACCGACGCTCTCCGGGCACCCGAAGTAGACGCGCAGATCGAGCACGCCCGCCTGCACGTGCAGCTCGAAGAGCGTCGAGCCCGCGGTGCGGTAGTGGAACTCGAGCTCGCCGAGGTTCGACGGAACCATCGTCGCGTCGTCGGGATAGACGAGCTCGGGCGCGCGCGAGGGATCGGCGGTGCCGCCGAAGCGCGTGGGCGCGTCGGCGGGCGTGCCCTCGGTGATCACGATGCGCTCGAGCGAGATCGTCAGCGACGTGAGCGCCTCGATCGAGCCCATCGTCGCGCGGATGTCGGTGCGCCCGCCGCGGTCGCGCATCGACGTGAATCGCGCGCCCGAGAAGCTGCCGAGCGTGGGCACCGTCGCGAGCCACGTGACCTCGCTCGTGACCTCGCGCTCGGTGCCGTCGGTCTCCCGGAGGAACGCACGGTAGTCGACGTTCGCCGACGCGCCGCTGGTGATCGCGACCCGATGATCCGCGGGCTCGATGCGCAGCGGGCTGTTCGTCACCGCGGCGTCGCGAGGGCCGCCGTCTCCGCCTCCGCCCGGCGGGCGTGTGCCGCCCTCGGTGCACCCCGAGAAGCCGAACGCCATCGCGAGCGCCGCGACGCAGAAGGAAGTCGCACGAGACTGCATGGACACCTCGAACGCGAGAAAGCACGACCCAGCCCGCGCGAGCTCCCGACGCGCGAGCGACCCCAATCCTTCGGCGACGCTATCAAACGCATCGAGGCGCGCTCGGCGCACACCGTGCGGTCCTTCACACGCGGCCGATCCGGACGGCGCCCCGGCCGATCGAGACATGGTTGCAGACGCAACCGTCACGGTTGCGTACGCAACCGTGCGCGCGTCACGAGACGAGCTCGATCAACACCGGTCGCCCCGTCGTCGAGGACGACGAGATCGGCGCGAGCATCACGAGCTCCGAGCTCGACGCGAGCCCCACCCTCTTGCGACGATCGCGCTGCTCCACGAAGACGCGAGTCCTCGCGCGAAGCGCGCACACGCGCGCAGCGCGGTGCTACGCGCGAGCGTCCGAGGCGCGCGAACAGCGCGACTCGGTCGCGAGCCACCTCACCCCATCCAAGCGAGACGGCAGAACCGCGGTACCGGGCGCGTGGTGGAGGGTCCGGCGGGCCCACGCAGCGACGCTCGCAGACACCTCGTCGAGACTGTCCAGGTCGCTTCGCGGCACAGCACGAAGTGCGCGCCGCGAACGACCCTCCGCCTCCCGACGCTCACTGCCTCGTGAACGGCAATCGCGAGTACCGGCCCGCCGGACCCTCCGCCACGCGCCGCTCGCCGAGGCGCTAGATGATCTCCGGCACGCAGATCCCCCCCGTGCACATCTCGCCCCGCCGGCAGTCGCCGTCGTCGTCGCAGGGCATGCGCTCCACGCGGGTCGTCCACTGCGGGATGAAGTTCGAGCCGGTCGTCGGCTGGAACGGCAGGCGGAACGCGGGGAACGAGGGATCGCCGTCCTCCGCGCCGGGATCGAACGCCGCCATCCAGATCGTGCGGCGACGATCGCCGGGCTCGACGCCGAACGGCATGTTGCTGGTGAACGTGACCCAGAAGAGCCGGCGGCCGTGATGCAGGAAGATCGACGGGTTCCACCGCGGCATCGAGTCGAGCGACCCGCTCGAGACGCGCACGAGCTGCTGCTCGATCGCATCGCCGTCGCGGCGCACGACGTACACGTGCGACTCGATCCCGCCCGGCAGGTGGCTCGGGGTCACGCGCGAGAACGCGATCCACTCCGAGTCCGGCGCGAACGATCCGAACTCGTCGCGCGCACCGGTGCGTGCGAGCGGCGCGGTGCGCGTCGTCCACACGCCCGCGTCGTCGCGCTCGGTGATCCGCAGCGCCTCGGCAGGATCGGTGAACACGATCGCGCGCCCGTCGGGCGACCAGTCGGGCGCTGCGCCTTCACCGAGCACCAGCGGCTCACCGGTGCCATCGACGCGCACGATCTGCAGCGGGCGCACGTCGGAGCCCGGGATGCCACCGGTGACGAGCTCGGTGCCGTCGGGCGAGAACGACGACATCTCCGCGGCGAGCTGCCGCGACTCGGCACGCGTCGCGACGTCGATCAGCGCGATCGGCCCGGTTGTGCCGTAGCCGATCGCGATCGTCTCGCCGTCGCGCGAGAGCGCGTGGCAGCCGACGCAGTGACCGCCCGAGTCGCCCGAGTCGAAGAAGAGCTCCGACGTGCGGTGGCCGCGATCGAAGTCGTATCGATGGATCGCCGCAGGATCGGTCGACCAGAAGTAGAGCCCGCCGGTCACCGGCTCGGTCGCGAGCTCGATCGTGATCGGCTCGGACTCGCCGATGTTCGTGCCCTCCGCGCCGATGCCGCGCACCTGCACCTCGTAGGTGCCGCGCGCGCGATCGTCGGCGAGCACCTCCCACATCAGATCGCCGAGCTCGAGCGCGCATCCTTCACCGCGCACGGTGCACGGCGCGTAGACCTGGAGGACGGTGTCCTCGCCCTGATCGAAGCGCAGCTCGAAGAGCGTGTGCCCGTTGGGCTCCCAGTGGATCTCGAGGCCGCTGAGGTTCGGCGGCAGCATCGTGCCGTCGACCGGATAACGCACCACCGGGAGCTGCGCGGTGCGCCCGTCTCCTCCGAACCGATCGGGCGCGTCGCTCGGCGCGCCCGAGGCGATGAAGACCACGGGCTCGCGTGGCACCGGCGCATCGAGCGCGGCGTCCGAGCCGGCGTCGACGACGACGGTGTTCGCGTCGATGTCGAAGATGCTCGGGCCCGAGTCGGCACCGTCGCCTGGAGAGCGCTCGGTGCACGCGGTGACGAGCCCCATGGCCGGGGCGAGGAGCGCGAGGAGGATCGCGACGCGGTCGCGAGACGGGCTCGTGGTCACGAGATCGGTATTGGCCGAACGCAGGTCCGCCCGTCACGAGCGCGATGGTCTTTCCGTATACCGCGGTATTCGCGTGCTACATGGCTGCGCGGTGTCGATGCTGCTCCTCGCGAAGCTCACGATCGCGCCCGCGTTCGTCGCCGCGGTGAGCTTGATCGGGCGGCGTTTCGGCCCGGCGGTCGCGGGGTTCCTCGCGGCGCTGCCGGTGGTCGGCGGTCCGATCCTCGCGCTGCTGATCGCCGAGCAGGGCCTCGAGTTCGGCGCCCGCGCTGCGTTCGCCTGCGCGATCGGCGCCGCGCCCACGATGATCTTCGCGCTCGCGTACTCGCTCGTCGCGCCGCGCGTGCGCTGGGGACGGGCGATCACGCTCGGCTACGCCACGTACTTCGTCGCGGCCGCGGTGCTGCTCGCCGTACCGCCGTCGCTCACGACCGCGACGATCGTGCCGCTCGCGACGTGGTGGCTCGTGCTCCGGGTGTTCCCGCGTGCGAGCGCCGAGGCATTCCCGCGCGCCCCGTCGCGCTGGGATCTCCCGGTGCGCATCGTCGCGACGATGACGCTCGTGCTGCTGATCACGACGCTCGCGAGCGTGATCGGCCCCGAGCGCAGCGGGCTCTTCACACCGTTCCCGATCGCGACCGCGGTGCTCGCGGTGTTCGCCCACCGCGACGCGGGCGGCGCGTCGGCGTCGGTGCTCCTGCGCGCGCTGGTCCGCGGTCTCGTCAGCTTCGTCGCGTTCTTCGTCGTGGTGGGCGCGACGCTCGACGCGGTGGGCGCGATCGCGAGCTTCGTGACGGGCGGCCTCGTCGCGCTCGGCGTGCACGCGATCGTGTCGAAGCTCGCGCGCTGATCACTCCGGGACGCACTCGGGGAGCGCTTCGTTCGCGCATGCCGGCGCGGCGTCGCCGCGCAGCGCGGCTTCGGCGATCGCGATCGCGTGGCCCACGCCGCGCGGGACGATCGACAGGTGATCCGCGTCCATCACGCACACCCGCGGCTCGATCGCGCTCGCGCGCAGGTGGTCGACGATGCAGCGGGTGCGCGACGGCGTGGTGATGCCGTCGTGATCGCCCTGCAGCACGTGGATCGGCGCGCCCTCGGGATCGCCGCGCATCACGTTGGCGCGCGACCACTCGAGGATCGCTCGCGCGCGCTCGTCGCACTCACCCGCGTCGGTGCACGCGATCAGCGCGCGGCGCAGCTCGTCGTCGACCAGCTCGCCGAGCGTCGGCGCGAGGCGCGGGATCGTCGTGAGGAGCGAGCCGACGCAGCCGCGCTCGAGCGCGTGCACCAGGTCGTCGCGGCGCGCGCTCGGAAAGCCCTCGCCGGCACGCGCTTCACCGTAGGCGCGTGCATGCCACGAATAGAGGAACATCGCGCCGACGACCGCGCTCAGCTCGTCGCCTCCGCGCAGTCGGCGCGCGGGATCGCGCAGCGTCTCCAGCCGATCGCGCACCGGCCATCCGGGCGCGATCGCGATCACCGCCGCGATCGTCGCGTCGTCGCCGACGTAACGCCGCGCGATCGACTGCGCCGAGAGCACCGCGCCGCCGCCCTGGCTGTGCCCCACGAGCACGATCGGTGCGCGCTGTGCGCTGGAGGAAGAGCCCACCAACGTCGCGAGCGCGCGCGCCGCGTCGAGCACCGAGCGCGCGGTGTCGTCGTTGTCGCCGTAGCCCTGCACGCCCGCGCTGCCGAGACCGGCGTAGTCCGGCGCGATCACCGGCCATCCTCGCGCGACGAACGCGCGCACCA is a window encoding:
- a CDS encoding alpha/beta hydrolase family esterase — encoded protein: MNVTTRALFVLLAAACSTESHEADAAPSVDATTTACGTGLYPSNATTEGSLMHDGITRAFRVHVPAAHDGTAPLPLVLVLHGGGGSGRQIENGSGMSAIADREGFIAVYPDGTGRIRTWNGGGCCGSAVSESVDDVGFFAALLDHLEGSLCVDPARVYATGMSNGGIMSHRLACELADRLAAIAPVAGTDMTTACTPSRPVAVMQVHGSADGHVPWDGGMGCGPAGVPFTSVPETIARWQSRDGCGASLTRFFEEGDGHCERSADCTGAEVALCTIEGGGHSWPGGAPAPDVVECPGDGAQSTTFHASEAIWRFFADHPMR
- a CDS encoding alpha/beta fold hydrolase produces the protein MRGATTALALLLTLGGCASAPPIAPSRRALAISCEDDPHAPSTPGTIVRCARDVHGLRIAYRTTRAGDAAAIATARVVMPASALEGAPHVVVAHGTVGLADACAPSLAPPDELVRAFVARGWPVIAPDYAGLGSAGVQGYGDNDDTARSVLDAARALATLVGSSSSAQRAPIVLVGHSQGGGAVLSAQSIARRYVGDDATIAAVIAIAPGWPVRDRLETLRDPARRLRGGDELSAVVGAMFLYSWHARAYGEARAGEGFPSARRDDLVHALERGCVGSLLTTIPRLAPTLGELVDDELRRALIACTDAGECDERARAILEWSRANVMRGDPEGAPIHVLQGDHDGITTPSRTRCIVDHLRASAIEPRVCVMDADHLSIVPRGVGHAIAIAEAALRGDAAPACANEALPECVPE
- a CDS encoding DUF1348 family protein yields the protein MSESRPPVPPFTRASAIQKIRAAEDGWNSCDPERVSRAYTVDSHWRNRAEFIEGREAIVAFLTRKWTRELEYRLIKELWAHDETRIAVRFAYEYRDDSGNWFRAHGNENWEFDEHGLMRKRYACINEQPIQEGERKFFWDRSGPRPAEHPGLSELGL
- a CDS encoding TolB family protein — its product is MGLVTACTERSPGDGADSGPSIFDIDANTVVVDAGSDAALDAPVPREPVVFIASGAPSDAPDRFGGDGRTAQLPVVRYPVDGTMLPPNLSGLEIHWEPNGHTLFELRFDQGEDTVLQVYAPCTVRGEGCALELGDLMWEVLADDRARGTYEVQVRGIGAEGTNIGESEPITIELATEPVTGGLYFWSTDPAAIHRYDFDRGHRTSELFFDSGDSGGHCVGCHALSRDGETIAIGYGTTGPIALIDVATRAESRQLAAEMSSFSPDGTELVTGGIPGSDVRPLQIVRVDGTGEPLVLGEGAAPDWSPDGRAIVFTDPAEALRITERDDAGVWTTRTAPLARTGARDEFGSFAPDSEWIAFSRVTPSHLPGGIESHVYVVRRDGDAIEQQLVRVSSGSLDSMPRWNPSIFLHHGRRLFWVTFTSNMPFGVEPGDRRRTIWMAAFDPGAEDGDPSFPAFRLPFQPTTGSNFIPQWTTRVERMPCDDDGDCRRGEMCTGGICVPEII